One part of the Rutidosis leptorrhynchoides isolate AG116_Rl617_1_P2 chromosome 1, CSIRO_AGI_Rlap_v1, whole genome shotgun sequence genome encodes these proteins:
- the LOC139902824 gene encoding uncharacterized protein → MNPNNPNSNPDINLVLTIMNTTSNRALKELERLDHLDELSDNEEVEPVLRAPRRYLYRDREGRAKALWNDYFSDTCTFPEDYFLRRYRMRKPLFLHICQGILNFSQTPIPEYFTYFHQRRDACGLLGFNIVHKVTSVIRQLAYVASAYLFYEYLHMGEQTSYDYLNKFCKWIFHLYATEYLRKSTAQDVQHLTAKHAQIHGLPGMLGSTDCMHWRWRNCPAR, encoded by the coding sequence ATGAATCCAAATAACCCAAATTCAAATCCCGATATAAATTTGGTATTAACGATCATGAATACCACCAGTAATCGAGCACTTAAAGAACTCGAAAGACTTGATCATTTGGATGAGTTAAGCGATAATGAAGAAGTTGAACCCGTACTAAGAGCACCTAGAAGATATTTATATAGAGATCGTGAAGGCCGCGCAAAAgctttatggaatgattatttttccGACACTTGTACGTTTCCAGAAGATTATTTTCTTAGACGTTATCGAATGCGCAAACCTTTGTTTCTTCATATATGTCAGGGTATATTGAATTTTTCTCAAACTCCGATTCCCGAGTATTTTACTTATTTTCATCAAAGACGTGATGCTTGTGGATTACTTGGTTTTAATATTGTTCATAAAGTAACATCTGTCATACGTCAACTAGCGTATGTTGCGTCGGCCTATCTTTTTTATGAGTATTTGCATATGGGTGAACAAACCTCATATGATTATTTAAACAAATTTTGCAAATGGATTTTTCACTTGTACGCAACCGAATATTTGAGAAAATCAACTGCACAAGATGTGCAACATTTGACCGCTAAACATGCTCAAATACATGGGTTACCGGGGATGTTAGGAAGCACCGATTGTATGCATTGGAGATGGAGAAATTGTCCGGCACGTTAG